A single window of Dermacentor albipictus isolate Rhodes 1998 colony chromosome 1, USDA_Dalb.pri_finalv2, whole genome shotgun sequence DNA harbors:
- the LOC139059150 gene encoding uncharacterized protein, giving the protein MEYQVAGEDISPAEVTQDQGWQSAGARRVGAKTRTADTNALSLQPGARRGKSGGAALKSRVIRAGRMPSLPRDDIKIVIRPRGGLNISKIGVVTVADAILASAGISQEDLCQDTLCPNLQQNIMVASTPKRENANRYVRMKQMLISGKVYELSAYETAPHSTCKGVIRNIPLQDGPDIIDAKIVNTNNPLALAAKRIAQTGTVIVAFDGHRVPNFVRYGPLLMQCSLYRKQLDVCYTCGRLGHRADVCPNPADAICRGCGAPSPDEQHQCTPKCKLCGGQHLTANKDCAQRFKIPYIVRRRRSERAKMAGAVSQSPHQRSDTAELVQASSTPGAQRRGRSRSRGRSRVRSISRGHSASRARSGSRRGSRGRACSRARSGSRPRSSSRPGRDTSRRTRSRSRTPTALRSKFTLSWADKVRGGREGPRG; this is encoded by the coding sequence ATGGAGTATCAAGTGGCGGGGGAGGATATCTCCCCGGCAGAGGTTACCCAAGATCAAGGCTGGCAGTCTGCGGGGGCCAGAAGAGTTGGCGCCAAAACACGCACGGCTGACACTAATGCGCTATCGCTCCAGCCGGGAGCGCGACGTGGCAAATCAGGCGGTGCTGCGCTAAAATCCAGAGTGATACGAGCGGGACGAATGCCCTCACTTCCTCGAGATGATATCAAGATTGTGATCAGGCCGCGAGGTGGACTCAATATCTCCAAAATTGGCGTTGttacggtggctgacgcaatactcgcctccgctggcatcagtcaggaagatctatgccaagatactctatgcccgaatctacagcaaaatattatggttgctagtactcccaagcgcgagaatgcgaaccgctacgtccggatgaagcagatgctcatctcgggcaaggtatatgagctcagtgcctacgagacggccccgcactccacgtgcaagggagtgatccgcaacatccctcttcaagacggccctgacatcatcgatgccaagattgtcaacaccaataatccactcgccttagcagcgaagagaatagctcaaaccggcacggtcatcgtcgcgttcgacgggcatcgtgtaccgaactttgtcaggtatggaccgttgctcatgcagtgctcactctaccgcaagcaactcgacgtgtgctatacgtgcggccgcctcggtcatcgcgccgacgtgtgtcccaatccagCTGACGCTATTTGCCGTGGCTGTGGTGCCCCTAGTCCCGATGAGCAGCATCAGTGCACCCCCAAGTGTAAGCTCTGTGGTGGCCAGCATCTCACGGCTaataaggactgtgctcaaagaTTCAAGATCCCATACATCGTGCGTCGTCGTCGCAGTGAGCGCGCCAAGATGGCCGGTGCCGTGTCACAGTCCCCTCATCAGCGCTCGGACACTGCGGAACTCGTCCAGGCTTCGTCCACTCCGGGTGCTCAGCGCAGAGGACGCTCCCGTTCCAGGGGCCGCTCGAGAGTCCGTTCCATATCCAGGGGCCACTCAGCGTCCAGGGCACGTTCCGGCTCCCGCCGTGGGTCCAGAGGACGGGCCTGTTCCCGGGCACGCTCCGGTTCTCGGcctcgctccagctccaggccggggcgcgacacgtcgaggcggaccaggtcccgctcccgcacgcccacCGCCCTTAGAAGCAAGTTCACGCTCTCCTGGGCCGACAAGGTTCGAGGGGGACGTGAAGGTCCAAGAGGGTGA